Proteins co-encoded in one Flavobacterium fluviale genomic window:
- a CDS encoding Ig-like domain-containing protein gives MKKNFTFCNLKLQKRLLGLLTLFFICANAFSQTICRPVSHTNSTGGGLICIGVGVNSPANAYDSAGLSTYATLTNGVAIGDCFAEETITLNQTARAGDQVAIYFGTGNGLLDLSLLSNATVQAKNSGTNVGSRMDLNNPLLNLNLLNGNTIAVAKVPITGDTNQIQVQVGGGLVALLVSLRVYDVRLEFAQPTVSGGLTQSICAGIPTTLTATPAAGTTLAWYGSEFSTTALAVGNTYTTPALTANTTYYIAIARAGGCEGNVRVPVVLNVSNPIAPAYSNVGTTVCSTGAAQQTTLSLVNPVPGTTYNWYSSQTGGVSLASGTTYSPTVPLGTTSFFVEASIGGCVSPTRTRIDVVSTAVPATPTVLTQSVTIQSGQNATLSAATTDVGAQLNWYEAASGGTAVATNTAAFTTPILTATKTYYVEAQSPNGNCVSAARVPVTVTVQPAALGGCLEASSQVTTQVGICLLCNATNPNFSVDGNPATAARLTIPANVLGSMQQTLQFTNPGKAGDIVDVDLELPGGLADLQLLSVISLATYNGATYNNDRVTINNSLITLQLLSGTRYRASVTAGANFDRVEVRLGGVLGLITNLDIYQAAYRYKAPVITGDTNICSGQTATLTASLAVGETINWYSAASGGASLASTATFTTPALTADTTYYVEITRNGCVNGERNPVQVLITSPVEPVVVATPLNLCAGRTSTITVQSPVTGTTYNWYDANSGGNLLFTGTSFSTPALSTTTTYYVEAAIGSCVSARTPILLNVTPVPDAPTALSSTVIIQSGQNVTLQVSPVSGVDNDWYDAPIGGNLVAVDTDNFTPPTPLTSNTTYYVQARNIAGDCLSSTRTAINVVVINAVSSCLQPNGQSVNIGSGVACVFCSSSNEGAATDLDINTASRLTLGVSLIGSYIEQILTFGTPGEAGDIIDVELNLPGGLADVNLLASVSLATFNNTVYNNDRTPISSSLLNLQLLSGTRYKASFKTNAVFDRVEIRLAGGLLTALTSLDIYGASYRFPDAVITGNTAPICANQAALLTASSTGSEVYSWYSTPTGGLPLTTTLINGVETLNTGPLAATATYYLEAARGGCLNIARQLVTVNVNPYSVASDIIVPSSLEASCSGEEVIVPTSALVGAQFRYYTSQNKDVEIVDGTVIGSASFSKDAVTGALTITNLNAAGSPYTYFVSVSSPTTCENQFNTLQPVTVTFPSTTALNVIATPLEGCGSASLRNAITNFDSSGNTTYTFYDSSNNVITADAAANITVSGNYSVEAQLTTDTCPSARATIAVVIRALPSLVVTNPQESVNIGSNVTLTAVSTGTITWFDPQGNALTGPAFTTGVLNTPGVYTYTAVASDGFCTATATKIINVIDLSSCQSLAERVYANAQSTGNILTGTVSNPANAVDGNPQTFSTITTGLGLLGIGTTWQNLTWPSVVTKGTPVTVKLGSEYSLLAVGQNLSVVGTIGGVDIGAMQSVSGSLLNLISGDNTYEFTFVPSDVSGPQDYDGIRIQSASLVSVAQNTKVFDAHYNRQVSTLACTPGDIQDIFYGTTDLGLPVGAVTAAVGVSDAWNIADNDITTFATMYSGVGALAAADLTVQFKTPSVLSDSLRIVVSKPGALLDVTLLTGFTIQRYLGNVAVGAPIQNTSNLLSIRLLPGNSLAMVLVSSPTEIYDRVRIRLGGVVGVLDFLRVHTVERTANTTVIGADPQNKITVCPGAAITLQIPEEACSTYIWYDAATGGNSVATGLTYTIPANLPAGIYKYYVQPVRYGCESFARGEVTVEVKASAPVNALTDITLNGGTVTSVCSASGTLTLATGLSGTPVLTNPVYAWYSFDGTTGVLIPGETTAQLVVNGLAPGTYTYYVGVSSDEFCETAAVDRKQITFTILPPSIVNDITVDDVTVCDGLPALLTPTAPALSSPVFTWYLDANKTQPIINGAVIAGVTYAIDSAGVLTATGLTKAVSPITYYVAVSSTNTCENLAGTLQDAVIIVSDPNTPTTTDTTQDFCLSAAPTVANIQVNESNVVWYDAATGGNVIASTTPLVNRIYYGSATDAVTSCGSSVRLEVAVTVNDPATPTLVTAGTQNFCQVNAPTFASIQTNETNIVWYTASTGGTVIPSTTALTTGQYFAAISDPVSGCESSVRLTVDVIVSDPATPTLVTAGTQNFCQVNAPTFASIQMNQANIVWYTALTGGTVIPSATALTTGQYFAAISDPASGCESSVRLTVDVIVSDPATPTLVSAGTQNFCQEDAPTFASIQTNETNIVWYTALTGGTVIPSTTALTTGQYFAAILDASSGCESSVRLTVDVILSDPATPTLVTAGTQNFCQVNAPTFASIQTNETNIVWYTALTGGTLIPSTTALTTGQYFAAISDPASGCESSVRLTVDVIVSDPATPTLVTAGTQNFCQVNAPTFASIQTNETNIVWYTALTGGTVIPSTTALTTGQYFAAISDPASGCESSVRLTVDIIVNDPGTPTLVTAGTQNFCQVNAPTFASIQTNETNIVWYTALTGGTLIPSITALTTGQYFAAISDPITGCESASRLTVDVIVSDPATPTLVTAGTQNFCQENAPTFASIQTNETNIVWYTALTGGTVIPSTTALTTGQYFAAISDPASGCESSVRLTVDVIVSDPATPTLVTAGTQNFCQVNAPTFASIQTNETNIVWYTALTGGTVIPSTTALTTGQYFAAISDPVSGCESSVRLTVDIIVNDPGTPTLVTAGTQNFCQVNAPTFASIQTNQANIVWYTALTGGTVIPSATALTTGQYFAAISDPVSGCESSVRLTVDVIVSDPATPTLVTAGTQNFCQVNAPTFASIQTNETNIVWYTALTGGTVIPSTTALTTGQYFAAILDPASGCESSVRLTVDVIVNDPATPTTTAATQAFCSGTNPTVANIQVNESNVVWYTTQTGGTALASTTALTTAAYFGAIQDLATGCESSVRLQVAVTVGNTLNPTTNNAAQNFCSANAPTVASIQVNESNVTWFSSATGGTAIPAGTALTSGIYFGNIVDAVTGCESTTRLQVTVTVVDPSATPTTTSTTQNFCTLNSPTVASIQVNEANVVWYTTATGGTALPPATALTTGTYYGAVASAIGCENPARLAVTVNVNTPSVVTTPRTTQTFCLSAAPTLANILVNEANVAFYTSATGGTPLAANTPLTATTYYASSLTNTFNGCDNGPRLGITIAFENDAAVQIATTDDTPCVFKGVTYSIANGKSNYVWTVNGGTIVTGGGTSDGSVTVSWSDVGPGTITVAYVNNCDERTVKTLNVNVTSCSDLTITHTVDNPTPNFGDQVTFTITVNNVGEGDFINTIVSNLLPSGLELVSSTATSGIYDPNTQLWTIPSLNAGQSVVLTIVAEVLPNGNYTSVAAVEISTPLDVDASNNSASVTLVPICLTVYNEFTPNNDGKNDLFRIDCIESYPNNELKVFNRWGALVYSKVHYENDWNGTANVSGVVNRGDMLPTGTYFYVITIGDGTVKKGWLSIMR, from the coding sequence ATGAAAAAAAATTTTACTTTTTGTAATCTCAAACTTCAAAAGAGATTATTGGGACTTTTAACTTTATTCTTTATATGTGCTAATGCATTTTCTCAGACTATTTGTAGACCTGTGTCTCATACAAATAGTACTGGGGGAGGTCTTATATGTATAGGAGTAGGTGTTAATAGTCCAGCCAATGCTTATGATAGTGCTGGATTGTCCACTTATGCAACATTAACAAATGGTGTTGCTATTGGTGATTGTTTTGCAGAAGAAACAATAACATTAAATCAAACGGCCCGAGCCGGTGACCAAGTAGCAATATACTTTGGTACAGGAAACGGATTACTTGATTTAAGTTTGTTATCAAATGCAACAGTTCAAGCTAAAAATTCAGGAACCAATGTAGGTTCAAGAATGGATTTAAATAATCCGCTTTTGAATTTGAATTTGTTAAACGGTAATACTATTGCTGTTGCGAAAGTACCTATAACAGGTGATACCAACCAAATTCAAGTTCAAGTAGGAGGAGGTCTGGTAGCTCTTTTAGTAAGCTTGAGAGTTTATGATGTTAGGTTAGAATTTGCACAGCCAACAGTATCTGGTGGTTTAACGCAGAGTATTTGTGCTGGAATTCCAACGACTCTTACGGCAACACCAGCTGCGGGTACAACACTTGCTTGGTATGGTTCTGAATTTTCGACAACAGCTTTGGCAGTAGGAAATACTTATACAACCCCTGCTCTAACAGCTAATACAACATATTATATAGCAATAGCTCGAGCTGGAGGCTGTGAAGGAAATGTTCGCGTACCAGTGGTTTTGAATGTTTCTAATCCAATTGCACCTGCTTACAGTAACGTAGGAACCACAGTTTGTTCTACAGGTGCAGCACAACAAACTACATTATCGTTAGTAAATCCCGTACCTGGGACAACTTATAACTGGTATTCCTCGCAAACTGGCGGAGTGTCTTTAGCTAGTGGAACTACTTATTCTCCAACAGTACCTTTGGGTACAACTTCATTTTTTGTAGAAGCTTCTATTGGAGGTTGTGTTAGCCCAACTCGTACTAGGATAGACGTTGTTTCGACAGCGGTTCCAGCTACTCCGACAGTTCTTACTCAAAGTGTAACTATACAATCTGGACAGAATGCAACTTTAAGCGCGGCAACTACAGATGTAGGAGCGCAATTAAATTGGTATGAAGCGGCTTCTGGAGGAACAGCGGTTGCAACGAATACAGCTGCTTTTACTACACCAATTTTAACTGCTACAAAAACATATTATGTTGAAGCACAAAGTCCAAATGGAAATTGTGTTAGTGCAGCTAGAGTTCCTGTCACAGTAACAGTTCAGCCAGCAGCTTTAGGAGGATGTCTTGAAGCCAGCAGTCAGGTAACTACTCAAGTTGGCATATGTTTATTGTGTAATGCAACAAATCCGAATTTTTCTGTAGACGGAAATCCTGCAACAGCGGCAAGACTTACTATTCCTGCCAATGTATTGGGATCTATGCAGCAAACATTACAATTTACAAATCCAGGAAAGGCTGGTGATATTGTTGATGTTGACTTAGAATTGCCTGGAGGTTTGGCAGATCTTCAGTTGTTAAGCGTGATTAGTTTAGCAACTTATAATGGTGCGACTTATAATAATGATAGAGTTACGATTAATAATTCTCTTATTACTTTACAGTTATTAAGCGGTACTAGATATAGAGCAAGTGTTACAGCTGGTGCTAATTTTGACCGTGTAGAAGTTCGTTTAGGAGGTGTACTTGGTCTTATAACTAATTTAGATATTTATCAGGCAGCTTATAGATATAAAGCTCCTGTGATTACTGGAGATACAAATATTTGCAGCGGCCAGACAGCAACTTTAACAGCTTCACTGGCGGTTGGGGAAACTATTAATTGGTACAGTGCAGCAAGCGGCGGAGCTTCGTTAGCTTCTACAGCGACCTTTACAACTCCAGCTTTGACAGCTGATACCACTTATTATGTTGAAATAACCAGAAATGGATGTGTTAATGGGGAGAGAAACCCGGTTCAGGTTCTAATTACCAGTCCAGTTGAACCAGTTGTGGTTGCAACTCCTTTAAACCTATGCGCTGGACGTACATCTACAATTACAGTTCAATCACCAGTAACGGGAACAACTTATAATTGGTACGATGCAAATTCTGGAGGAAATTTACTTTTTACAGGAACTTCGTTTTCAACGCCGGCTTTATCAACTACGACAACTTATTATGTTGAAGCAGCGATCGGTAGTTGTGTATCAGCGAGAACACCTATACTCTTAAATGTTACTCCTGTACCAGATGCACCAACTGCCTTATCTTCTACGGTGATTATCCAATCAGGTCAAAATGTAACTTTACAAGTGAGTCCTGTTTCTGGTGTGGATAATGATTGGTATGATGCACCAATTGGCGGAAACCTAGTAGCTGTTGATACTGACAATTTTACACCTCCAACTCCTTTAACTTCTAATACAACCTATTACGTTCAGGCTAGAAATATTGCAGGAGATTGTTTAAGCAGTACTAGAACTGCTATCAATGTAGTGGTGATTAATGCTGTCAGTTCCTGCTTACAACCAAATGGACAGTCAGTAAATATAGGCTCGGGAGTTGCATGTGTTTTTTGTTCTTCTAGTAATGAAGGTGCAGCAACTGATTTAGATATTAATACAGCCTCTAGACTTACACTAGGAGTTTCTTTAATTGGATCTTACATTGAACAAATATTAACGTTTGGTACTCCGGGAGAGGCAGGTGATATAATCGATGTAGAATTAAATTTACCAGGAGGACTTGCCGATGTTAATTTGTTAGCATCTGTTAGTTTGGCGACTTTTAACAACACCGTTTATAATAATGATAGAACACCAATTAGCAGTAGTTTATTAAATCTTCAATTACTATCAGGTACTAGATATAAAGCTAGTTTTAAAACAAACGCTGTTTTTGATAGAGTAGAAATTCGATTGGCTGGAGGATTACTTACTGCTTTAACTAGTTTAGATATTTACGGAGCATCGTATAGATTTCCAGATGCTGTCATAACAGGAAATACTGCACCAATTTGTGCTAATCAAGCTGCTTTATTAACAGCCTCATCTACAGGATCAGAAGTATATTCATGGTATAGTACACCAACTGGAGGACTGCCTCTGACAACTACTCTTATTAATGGTGTAGAAACCCTAAATACAGGACCTTTAGCAGCAACAGCTACCTATTATTTAGAAGCTGCGCGTGGAGGATGTCTTAATATTGCTCGTCAGCTTGTCACTGTAAACGTAAACCCATATTCAGTTGCGTCTGATATAATTGTTCCAAGTTCTTTAGAAGCTTCTTGTTCTGGTGAAGAGGTAATAGTACCCACTTCAGCTTTAGTAGGAGCACAATTTAGATACTATACTTCTCAAAATAAAGATGTTGAAATTGTAGACGGTACTGTTATTGGTTCAGCATCCTTTTCTAAAGATGCGGTAACTGGGGCGCTTACAATAACAAATTTAAATGCGGCTGGATCTCCTTACACTTATTTTGTTTCTGTTTCAAGTCCTACAACTTGTGAAAATCAGTTTAATACCTTACAGCCGGTTACAGTAACTTTTCCTTCAACTACGGCTTTAAATGTAATTGCAACCCCGCTAGAAGGTTGTGGAAGTGCTAGTTTGAGAAATGCTATTACTAACTTTGATTCATCAGGAAATACAACTTATACTTTCTATGATTCTTCAAATAATGTTATAACTGCTGATGCTGCGGCTAATATCACCGTTAGCGGAAATTACTCAGTTGAAGCTCAGTTGACCACTGACACATGTCCATCTGCTAGGGCTACTATAGCAGTAGTTATTAGAGCATTACCTAGTTTGGTTGTAACTAATCCGCAAGAATCTGTGAACATTGGTTCAAATGTTACTTTAACGGCAGTTTCAACTGGAACAATCACTTGGTTTGATCCGCAAGGAAATGCATTAACAGGACCTGCATTTACAACTGGAGTTTTAAATACACCAGGAGTTTATACGTACACTGCTGTTGCAAGCGATGGTTTTTGTACAGCAACAGCAACAAAAATAATCAACGTTATAGATCTTAGCAGTTGTCAATCATTAGCTGAGAGAGTATATGCAAATGCTCAGTCAACTGGAAATATACTTACAGGAACAGTTTCTAATCCTGCAAATGCTGTTGATGGAAATCCACAAACATTTTCAACAATTACTACTGGATTAGGTCTTTTAGGAATTGGTACAACATGGCAAAATTTAACTTGGCCAAGTGTTGTAACAAAAGGAACACCAGTTACCGTTAAACTCGGATCTGAATACAGTTTATTGGCTGTAGGTCAAAATCTATCTGTAGTTGGAACTATTGGAGGAGTTGATATCGGAGCAATGCAGTCGGTATCTGGATCTTTACTTAATTTAATTTCAGGAGATAATACGTATGAATTTACTTTTGTACCTTCAGATGTATCAGGTCCACAAGATTATGATGGAATTCGTATCCAATCAGCTTCACTTGTAAGTGTTGCCCAAAATACAAAAGTTTTTGATGCGCATTATAATAGACAAGTTTCAACTTTAGCTTGTACACCAGGAGATATTCAAGATATTTTTTACGGTACAACAGATTTAGGACTTCCTGTGGGAGCTGTAACAGCTGCAGTAGGAGTAAGTGATGCGTGGAATATCGCTGATAATGACATTACAACTTTTGCAACTATGTACAGCGGGGTTGGCGCTTTGGCAGCGGCTGATTTAACAGTGCAATTTAAAACGCCATCTGTTTTAAGTGACTCTCTAAGAATCGTGGTCTCTAAACCAGGAGCACTTTTAGATGTTACTTTACTTACTGGATTTACAATTCAGCGTTATTTAGGTAATGTTGCTGTTGGAGCTCCAATTCAGAACACAAGTAATTTATTAAGTATAAGATTGCTGCCAGGAAATTCTTTAGCAATGGTTCTGGTATCTTCACCAACAGAAATCTACGACCGAGTAAGAATTCGTTTAGGTGGTGTTGTTGGAGTATTAGATTTCCTAAGAGTTCATACTGTAGAAAGAACAGCAAATACAACAGTTATTGGAGCAGATCCTCAAAATAAAATTACAGTCTGTCCAGGAGCTGCCATTACACTTCAAATTCCTGAAGAAGCGTGTTCAACTTATATTTGGTACGATGCTGCAACAGGCGGAAATTCAGTTGCAACAGGTCTTACCTATACAATACCAGCAAATTTACCAGCAGGAATTTATAAATACTACGTACAGCCAGTACGTTATGGTTGTGAAAGTTTTGCTAGGGGAGAAGTAACAGTTGAAGTAAAAGCTTCAGCTCCAGTTAATGCTTTAACAGATATCACTTTAAACGGAGGAACTGTAACTTCAGTTTGTTCTGCTTCAGGAACTTTAACTTTAGCAACTGGCTTAAGCGGAACACCTGTTTTAACAAATCCAGTTTATGCTTGGTACAGTTTTGATGGTACAACAGGCGTCTTAATTCCTGGAGAAACAACAGCTCAGTTAGTAGTAAACGGATTAGCTCCGGGAACATATACATACTATGTTGGAGTGAGTTCAGATGAATTTTGTGAAACTGCAGCAGTAGATAGAAAACAAATTACTTTCACAATTTTACCTCCTTCAATAGTAAATGATATTACAGTAGATGATGTTACGGTTTGCGATGGCTTACCAGCGTTATTGACTCCGACTGCACCAGCATTGTCAAGTCCAGTATTTACTTGGTACTTAGATGCTAATAAAACACAGCCAATTATAAACGGAGCTGTAATAGCGGGAGTTACTTATGCAATAGATTCAGCAGGTGTTTTAACTGCTACGGGTTTAACAAAAGCCGTAAGTCCTATAACGTATTATGTTGCTGTATCCAGCACTAATACTTGCGAAAATTTAGCAGGTACATTACAAGATGCAGTAATTATTGTTAGTGATCCAAACACACCAACAACTACAGATACAACTCAAGATTTCTGTTTATCTGCAGCACCAACAGTTGCTAATATTCAAGTAAATGAAAGTAATGTTGTTTGGTACGATGCAGCTACAGGAGGAAATGTAATTGCCTCAACTACACCATTAGTAAACAGAATTTACTATGGATCAGCGACTGATGCAGTTACTAGCTGTGGAAGTTCAGTAAGATTGGAAGTAGCAGTAACAGTAAATGACCCAGCAACACCAACATTAGTAACAGCGGGAACGCAAAACTTCTGTCAGGTTAATGCACCAACGTTTGCAAGCATTCAGACAAATGAAACAAATATTGTATGGTACACGGCTTCAACAGGCGGAACAGTTATTCCATCTACGACAGCTTTAACAACTGGACAGTATTTTGCAGCAATTTCAGATCCAGTTTCTGGCTGTGAAAGCTCTGTAAGATTAACAGTTGATGTAATTGTAAGTGATCCAGCGACACCAACATTGGTAACAGCAGGAACGCAAAACTTCTGTCAGGTAAATGCACCGACATTTGCAAGCATTCAAATGAATCAAGCGAATATTGTGTGGTACACAGCTTTAACAGGAGGAACAGTTATTCCATCTGCGACAGCTTTAACAACAGGACAGTATTTTGCGGCAATTTCAGATCCAGCTTCTGGATGTGAAAGCTCTGTAAGATTAACAGTTGATGTAATTGTAAGTGATCCAGCTACACCAACATTGGTATCAGCAGGAACACAAAATTTCTGTCAGGAAGATGCACCAACATTTGCAAGCATTCAGACAAATGAAACAAATATTGTGTGGTATACAGCTTTAACAGGCGGAACAGTTATTCCATCGACAACAGCTTTAACAACAGGACAATATTTTGCAGCTATTTTAGATGCATCTTCTGGCTGTGAAAGCTCTGTAAGATTAACAGTTGATGTAATTTTAAGTGATCCAGCGACACCAACATTGGTAACAGCGGGAACGCAAAATTTCTGTCAGGTAAATGCTCCTACTTTTGCAAGCATTCAGACAAATGAAACAAATATTGTATGGTATACAGCTTTAACAGGCGGAACTTTAATTCCATCTACAACAGCTTTAACAACAGGACAGTATTTTGCAGCGATTTCTGATCCAGCTTCTGGCTGTGAAAGCTCTGTAAGATTAACAGTTGATGTAATTGTAAGTGATCCAGCGACACCAACATTGGTAACAGCAGGAACGCAAAACTTCTGTCAGGTAAATGCACCAACATTTGCAAGCATTCAGACAAATGAAACAAATATTGTGTGGTATACAGCATTAACAGGCGGAACAGTTATTCCATCAACGACAGCATTAACAACAGGGCAGTATTTTGCAGCAATTTCAGATCCAGCTTCTGGATGTGAAAGCTCTGTAAGATTAACAGTTGATATAATCGTAAATGATCCGGGAACACCGACATTGGTAACAGCAGGAACACAAAACTTCTGTCAGGTAAATGCACCGACATTTGCAAGTATTCAGACAAATGAAACAAATATTGTGTGGTATACAGCTTTAACAGGCGGAACTTTAATTCCATCTATAACAGCTTTGACAACAGGACAATATTTTGCAGCAATTTCTGATCCAATTACTGGCTGTGAAAGTGCTTCTAGATTAACAGTTGATGTAATTGTAAGTGATCCAGCGACACCAACATTGGTAACAGCAGGAACGCAAAACTTCTGTCAGGAAAATGCACCAACATTTGCAAGTATTCAGACTAATGAAACAAATATTGTGTGGTATACAGCATTAACAGGCGGAACAGTTATTCCATCGACAACAGCTTTAACAACAGGACAATATTTTGCAGCGATTTCTGATCCAGCTTCTGGCTGTGAAAGCTCTGTAAGATTAACAGTTGATGTAATTGTAAGTGATCCAGCGACACCAACATTGGTAACAGCAGGAACGCAAAACTTCTGTCAGGTAAATGCACCAACATTTGCAAGCATTCAGACAAATGAAACAAATATTGTGTGGTATACAGCATTAACAGGCGGAACAGTTATTCCATCAACGACAGCATTAACAACAGGGCAGTATTTTGCAGCAATTTCAGATCCAGTTTCTGGATGTGAAAGCTCTGTAAGATTAACAGTTGATATAATCGTAAATGATCCGGGAACACCGACATTGGTAACAGCAGGAACGCAAAACTTCTGTCAGGTAAATGCACCGACATTTGCAAGCATTCAAACGAATCAAGCGAATATTGTGTGGTATACAGCTTTAACAGGAGGAACAGTTATTCCATCTGCGACAGCTTTAACAACAGGGCAGTATTTTGCAGCAATTTCAGATCCAGTTTCTGGCTGTGAAAGCTCTGTAAGATTAACAGTTGATGTAATTGTAAGTGATCCAGCTACACCAACATTGGTAACAGCAGGAACACAAAACTTCTGTCAGGTAAATGCTCCGACTTTTGCAAGTATTCAGACAAATGAAACAAATATTGTGTGGTACACAGCTTTAACAGGCGGAACAGTTATTCCATCAACAACAGCTTTAACAACAGGGCAGTATTTTGCAGCAATTTTAGATCCAGCTTCTGGATGTGAAAGCTCTGTAAGATTAACAGTTGATGTAATTGTGAATGATCCAGCAACACCAACAACAACTGCTGCAACACAAGCTTTCTGTTCAGGAACAAATCCAACAGTGGCTAACATTCAAGTGAATGAAAGTAATGTAGTTTGGTATACAACCCAAACAGGAGGAACTGCATTAGCTTCAACAACTGCTTTAACAACTGCAGCTTACTTTGGAGCTATACAAGATCTAGCAACAGGATGCGAAAGCAGTGTGAGATTACAAGTAGCAGTTACAGTTGGAAACACACTAAATCCAACAACTAACAACGCAGCTCAAAATTTCTGCTCTGCAAATGCACCAACAGTTGCCAGCATTCAAGTAAATGAAAGCAATGTAACTTGGTTCTCATCTGCTACAGGCGGAACTGCAATACCAGCTGGTACAGCTCTCACATCTGGAATTTATTTCGGAAACATTGTAGATGCTGTAACAGGATGCGAAAGTACAACACGTTTACAAGTAACAGTTACAGTTGTAGATCCAAGTGCGACACCTACAACAACTAGTACAACGCAAAATTTCTGTACTCTGAATTCACCAACAGTTGCCAGCATTCAAGTAAATGAAGCAAATGTAGTGTGGTATACTACTGCAACAGGCGGAACAGCACTTCCACCTGCGACAGCCTTGACAACTGGTACTTATTATGGGGCAGTTGCTAGCGCTATTGGTTGCGAAAACCCTGCTAGATTGGCTGTAACGGTAAATGTAAATACACCAAGTGTAGTTACAACGCCAAGAACAACCCAAACATTCTGTTTGAGTGCCGCTCCAACGTTAGCCAATATTTTAGTAAACGAAGCAAATGTAGCTTTCTACACTAGTGCAACAGGAGGAACGCCATTAGCAGCAAATACACCGCTTACAGCGACAACGTATTACGCAAGTTCATTGACAAATACATTTAATGGATGTGATAACGGACCAAGATTAGGAATTACCATTGCATTCGAAAATGACGCTGCTGTTCAAATAGCGACTACAGATGATACTCCATGTGTATTCAAAGGAGTAACCTATTCAATTGCAAATGGAAAATCTAATTATGTTTGGACAGTTAATGGAGGAACAATAGTTACTGGTGGAGGTACATCTGACGGATCTGTTACAGTTTCTTGGTCTGATGTTGGACCTGGAACAATTACAGTTGCTTATGTCAACAATTGTGATGAAAGAACTGTTAAAACATTAAATGTAAATGTTACAAGCTGTTCAGATTTAACAATTACGCATACCGTAGATAACCCAACTCCAAATTTTGGCGATCAAGTAACCTTTACTATAACGGTTAACAATGTTGGAGAAGGTGATTTCATAAATACTATTGTGAGTAATTTACTTCCAAGCGGTTTAGAATTAGTAAGTTCAACTGCAACTTCAGGAATCTACGATCCGAATACACAACTTTGGACAATACCAAGCTTAAATGCTGGTCAAAGCGTTGTATTGACAATTGTTGCAGAAGTACTGCCTAACGGAAATTACACAAGCGTTGCAGCTGTAGAAATTTCAACTCCTTTAGATGTTGACGCATCAAACAACTCGGCTTCGGTTACATTAGTACCAATTTGTTTAACAGTTTACAATGAGTTTACTCCAAACAATGACGGGAAAAATGATCTATTCAGAATTGATTGTATCGAATCTTATCCAAATAATGAGTTGAAAGTATTCAACAGATGGGGAGCATTAGTGTACAGCAAAGTACATTATGAAAATGATTGGAACGGAACTGCAAATGTATCCGGAGTTGTTAATAGAGGAGATATGCTGCCAACAGGTACTTATTTTTATGTGATAACCATTGGAGATGGAACGGTTAAAAAAGGCTGGTTGTCTATTATGAGATAA